A single region of the Rhizobium sp. ARZ01 genome encodes:
- a CDS encoding GSCFA domain-containing protein: MSFSKISFKEAQKLTRGNKFPYFAKIGDGRGGAERIEMDFPSIHVDPKFQLEKSDVFFTIGSCFARNLERELSKIDVTNLTSNCVFDGDLYGMRGSARNGALNAYTPKSMLDLLRLHKRSDAMTAGIIQTGDNEFFDMMTSGLRALTADESEAVRSKLLETYRSLKDADVVVVTLGFTETWVDEQDNIHINRSPGGEKKLVRSTERYAFFNESPASTMETVEAIVHEIKEQTGGRAKVVITTSPVPLHRTWLSRDIVSANLYSKSTLLSAATHAAAQYDFVDYFPSYEMVTFSPRSIAWKEDGMHVHPEVVEKIIRRFSDLYFASKLAD; encoded by the coding sequence ATGTCGTTTTCGAAAATTAGTTTTAAGGAAGCCCAGAAACTCACCAGGGGGAACAAGTTTCCCTATTTCGCTAAGATCGGCGACGGCCGAGGCGGCGCCGAGCGGATCGAGATGGACTTTCCGAGCATCCACGTCGATCCCAAGTTCCAACTGGAAAAGTCGGACGTCTTCTTCACCATCGGGTCTTGCTTCGCGCGTAACCTTGAGAGGGAACTTTCAAAGATTGACGTCACGAATCTGACTTCGAATTGCGTGTTCGATGGAGATCTGTATGGGATGCGGGGCAGCGCTCGGAACGGCGCACTGAATGCCTACACGCCGAAATCCATGCTGGACCTTCTGCGCCTGCACAAGCGCAGCGATGCGATGACTGCCGGGATCATCCAGACCGGCGACAACGAATTCTTCGACATGATGACTTCGGGCCTTCGCGCGCTTACGGCCGATGAGTCCGAGGCTGTGAGGTCCAAGCTTCTCGAGACCTACCGCTCGCTCAAGGATGCGGATGTCGTGGTCGTCACACTCGGCTTCACTGAAACTTGGGTTGATGAGCAGGACAACATCCACATCAACCGTTCTCCGGGTGGCGAAAAGAAGCTGGTACGCTCCACGGAGCGGTACGCTTTCTTCAATGAATCCCCCGCCTCTACCATGGAGACGGTCGAGGCGATCGTACATGAGATCAAGGAACAGACAGGCGGTCGCGCGAAAGTTGTCATTACGACATCTCCGGTTCCACTGCACCGTACCTGGCTCTCACGCGATATCGTCTCAGCGAACCTCTATTCCAAGTCAACGCTGCTAAGCGCCGCCACACATGCAGCGGCGCAGTATGATTTCGTCGACTATTTCCCGAGCTATGAAATGGTGACGTTTTCGCCTCGCTCCATCGCGTGGAAGGAAGACGGCATGCATGTTCACCCCGAAGTCGTTGAGAAGATTATCCGCAGATTTTCTGATCTCTACTTCGCCAGCAAACTGGCGGATTGA
- a CDS encoding FkbM family methyltransferase, with protein sequence MKRIFFLSASLNVNRGGVTKAVMLRANEFVKMGYPVTLLTLKYQSNYDNIIKKLRAQKAVDGKVVIKNFWADAVSGTTSSSVKPEKPDLAALQKIENGNTVDYFREGRRCFTYVMHGKRPARAEYYDEVGRHTQTSSFWDWPIKKRSLVYFVDGKTIAQETHFDKGGAPRISVEYDKKGNSISVATWDQQGGARFESLEALQQRWVETHLADGDVVIDDHRTYDPILAGLKQKINRVAVVHMNHLEPPYSDIGAVTKNYNALFQESRVDTVAMLTPQQIDDAATMGFSTARMKVLPNISIEPAAKLASKRDDYIVVAARFVHQKRLQDTLRVLERVHAANPAMRADIFGQGEDREELEKLRDELGLAGIVSINEYVPNPLEYLAKAQLTLMTSRHEGLPLALLENLSVGTPIVSYDIKYGPAYAIENGVNGYLVREGDISGMADRVIELLADKKKVTEMAQAALASAARFTAEKYQASWREIIEAPVPSHNGTHLRSKVGAHADNRSHAPIIVDRVQGVKVRFNTEYMTAEQAEIIKAGKYERKEIKAILNCLKGGERVLELGGGIGYVSTVVCKHRNPSSYDVVEASPRMIPVIKDTHELNGVGSARVHHCIATSDKDALERGYYEFNLGKNFLASSITNIRNTDGVAQVPTVSIAKFMEEQKPQVLIADIEGAEVGLLTDVDISCLDRIILEIHPKIVGPAGIKSIFDDMSKHGFTYDASTSIGVVVSFMRVN encoded by the coding sequence GTGAAGCGTATTTTCTTTCTGTCCGCATCTTTGAATGTAAACCGCGGCGGCGTCACCAAGGCGGTGATGTTGAGGGCCAACGAGTTTGTGAAGATGGGCTATCCTGTTACCCTTCTCACTCTGAAGTATCAGTCAAACTATGACAACATCATCAAGAAGCTGCGTGCTCAGAAGGCCGTCGACGGCAAAGTCGTTATAAAGAATTTTTGGGCAGACGCAGTTTCGGGCACCACTTCTTCTTCAGTGAAACCGGAAAAGCCCGACCTCGCTGCCCTGCAGAAAATCGAGAACGGGAACACGGTAGACTATTTCCGCGAGGGACGGCGGTGCTTCACCTATGTAATGCATGGGAAGCGACCGGCCAGGGCGGAGTACTATGACGAGGTTGGTCGGCATACCCAAACGTCCTCCTTCTGGGATTGGCCCATTAAGAAGAGATCCTTGGTGTATTTCGTTGATGGCAAGACGATCGCTCAGGAAACCCACTTTGACAAGGGGGGGGCACCTCGCATTTCGGTGGAATACGACAAGAAAGGCAATTCGATTTCAGTCGCCACTTGGGACCAGCAAGGCGGCGCTCGTTTTGAAAGCCTGGAAGCTTTGCAACAAAGGTGGGTCGAGACCCATCTCGCCGATGGCGACGTCGTCATTGACGACCACCGCACCTACGATCCCATCCTTGCTGGCCTAAAGCAGAAGATAAACCGGGTAGCAGTGGTTCACATGAACCACTTGGAGCCACCCTATTCCGACATTGGCGCTGTGACGAAAAACTATAATGCGCTGTTTCAGGAAAGCAGAGTCGATACGGTGGCGATGTTGACACCGCAGCAAATCGACGATGCAGCCACGATGGGCTTTTCAACGGCTCGAATGAAGGTGCTGCCAAACATCTCAATTGAGCCGGCGGCGAAGTTAGCAAGCAAGCGGGACGACTACATCGTGGTTGCGGCGCGCTTTGTTCACCAGAAGCGCCTGCAGGATACCCTTAGGGTTCTAGAGCGAGTTCACGCCGCCAATCCAGCAATGCGTGCTGATATATTTGGCCAAGGTGAGGACAGGGAGGAGCTCGAAAAGTTGCGGGATGAGCTCGGGCTGGCCGGAATCGTTTCAATAAACGAATACGTCCCCAATCCGCTTGAATATTTGGCTAAGGCGCAACTCACGCTAATGACCTCGCGGCACGAGGGTTTGCCACTCGCTCTCCTGGAAAACCTCTCGGTCGGAACACCGATAGTGTCGTACGACATCAAATACGGGCCCGCCTACGCGATTGAGAACGGAGTGAATGGCTATCTGGTCCGCGAAGGCGACATCTCGGGAATGGCAGATCGGGTGATCGAGTTGCTGGCGGATAAGAAGAAGGTCACCGAAATGGCTCAAGCTGCCTTGGCTTCCGCTGCGAGATTCACAGCCGAGAAGTATCAGGCGTCTTGGCGCGAAATCATCGAGGCTCCTGTTCCCAGCCACAATGGCACGCACCTGCGAAGCAAAGTCGGGGCTCATGCCGACAATCGCTCGCATGCGCCGATCATCGTCGATAGGGTTCAGGGGGTTAAGGTCAGGTTCAATACCGAGTACATGACCGCTGAACAGGCAGAAATCATCAAAGCTGGAAAGTACGAGCGCAAAGAGATTAAGGCGATTCTCAATTGCCTGAAGGGCGGTGAACGCGTGCTGGAGCTCGGCGGAGGCATCGGTTATGTGTCGACCGTGGTCTGCAAGCATCGTAACCCGTCATCGTACGATGTAGTCGAGGCAAGCCCGCGGATGATACCGGTCATCAAGGACACCCACGAACTCAACGGCGTAGGGTCTGCCCGCGTTCATCATTGCATCGCGACTTCGGATAAGGATGCTTTGGAGCGAGGGTATTATGAATTCAATCTCGGTAAAAATTTCTTGGCATCCTCGATTACCAACATTCGCAATACAGATGGTGTCGCCCAGGTGCCAACCGTCTCAATTGCCAAGTTCATGGAAGAGCAGAAGCCACAAGTTCTCATCGCTGACATTGAGGGAGCGGAGGTCGGCTTACTAACCGACGTGGATATTTCTTGCCTGGATCGGATCATTTTGGAGATCCACCCAAAGATCGTCGGTCCAGCCGGCATCAAATCGATCTTCGACGACATGTCGAAGCATGGGTTCACCTACGACGCCTCAACGTCTATCGGCGTGGTTGTGTCATTCATGCGCGTGAATTGA
- a CDS encoding polysaccharide pyruvyl transferase family protein produces the protein MTRILMRGGKSPFEVIDPVVTIDDNLIANNSGNLLFAQSVFKSLSVPNVEIDVAGYKPPDSAMADEISEKYDFFVLPFANAFRGSFEKQLKSYTALIKKLKIPCVVIGVGAQTDLSFSQLKGSSIDESVKEFAAAVLERSAVIGVRGDVTREYLNKLGFGAVETIGCPSMYLNGERLVVEKKVRHLDKDSLVTVNITNKQKPAVGSFFYRVLKAHPKTAYIAQDIEDAKLLLWGKPRKEAGTGDFIPADLDNPFIDNGAARFFTDVPTWKSYMGDMHFSVGTRIHGNVFSILAGTPGFVIAHDSRTLELSQYYDIPHLRGDQITEKMSANDLYEMADYGPMMKGHPARFAKYKSFLEKNGLKHVYKNPKDAAAFDEKVSNIQFPAPIDAITSSDRFKQRVVEIHARCDARVDRINARLLKVEAKLAKIAENAGV, from the coding sequence ATGACTAGAATACTAATGCGCGGGGGGAAATCGCCCTTCGAAGTAATCGATCCGGTTGTCACAATCGATGATAACCTGATCGCCAACAACAGCGGCAACCTGCTCTTTGCACAGTCGGTATTCAAGAGTTTGTCGGTGCCAAATGTAGAGATAGATGTGGCGGGGTACAAGCCACCAGACTCGGCCATGGCGGATGAGATCAGCGAGAAGTACGATTTTTTCGTGTTGCCATTCGCGAATGCGTTTCGCGGAAGCTTTGAAAAGCAACTCAAAAGCTATACTGCACTTATCAAGAAGCTGAAAATTCCATGCGTTGTTATCGGGGTGGGCGCGCAAACAGACTTGTCCTTTTCGCAGTTGAAGGGCTCCTCGATTGACGAGTCGGTGAAGGAATTTGCCGCGGCTGTTTTGGAGAGATCGGCTGTTATCGGTGTCCGCGGCGACGTTACGCGTGAATACCTCAACAAGCTTGGCTTCGGAGCGGTGGAAACGATCGGCTGCCCGTCGATGTATCTGAATGGCGAAAGGCTGGTTGTTGAAAAGAAGGTGAGGCATCTCGACAAAGACAGCCTTGTCACGGTGAACATCACAAACAAACAGAAGCCAGCGGTTGGGTCGTTCTTTTACCGTGTGTTGAAGGCACACCCGAAGACCGCCTACATCGCCCAGGACATCGAAGATGCCAAGCTTCTCTTGTGGGGCAAGCCACGCAAGGAAGCTGGAACAGGCGACTTTATTCCCGCCGATCTCGATAACCCGTTCATTGATAATGGAGCAGCGCGCTTCTTTACCGATGTCCCTACCTGGAAGTCCTATATGGGGGATATGCATTTCAGTGTTGGCACCCGCATCCATGGGAACGTGTTCTCAATCCTTGCCGGGACCCCGGGGTTCGTCATCGCGCACGATTCCAGGACGCTTGAGCTCTCGCAGTACTACGATATCCCTCATCTGAGAGGGGACCAGATTACCGAGAAGATGTCAGCCAACGATCTTTATGAAATGGCTGACTATGGACCGATGATGAAGGGACACCCCGCCCGGTTCGCCAAATACAAGTCGTTCTTGGAAAAGAACGGTTTGAAGCATGTTTACAAGAATCCAAAGGATGCCGCTGCCTTCGATGAGAAGGTTTCGAACATCCAGTTTCCCGCACCCATTGACGCCATCACATCATCGGACAGGTTTAAGCAGCGGGTCGTTGAGATCCACGCACGGTGTGACGCTCGTGTCGATCGAATCAATGCCCGCCTGTTGAAGGTTGAGGCCAAGTTGGCCAAGATTGCAGAAAATGCTGGCGTCTAG
- a CDS encoding methyl-accepting chemotaxis protein, producing the protein MANASISGGNFTAGRGPTNAGGWISITIQSTLLFILSAFIAALLFLAGMNMVSTWESMRSAQAMRANNEIGNLFLASAGAFASERGATNTAFANSASAAPETIAKIQEHRQRADGALNAALEQLRSSADFKDKEALISKVQKDHGALTALRREVDGQLALPAATRNPAVLKQWVPTATALIMSSQQLRIAAQVVPSTALARTQIVLDLRQAMWVVSEFAGRERAAIGSAIARGSQLDNATLATLSEYRGRLEQSWATIESYAGRDFADPSVLPAIAAVRSEFFGTFEDVRKSVYAASAEVRAYPITGDEWMTAATRAIDGLLALSTAIGETAGAYTQQIEDSGRNGFMASSAVLVAAVLLGAFAFWIVMTRVTRPIQSLTETMSRLAEGDLDAAIPSVERTDEIGEMARAVEVFREAGLNNRRLEAEANEGRELTERERRERDAQKAVEARKMQEAVDALGTGLGQLAEGNVGHRIETVFAESLDRLRTDFNQSASKLEEALRSVGHNAAAIHSGSEQIRAAADDLSKRTEMQAASVEETAAAIEQITTAVRDTSQRASEAGGLVARARDQAERSSVIVEKTVAAMGAIEASSREINNIIVVIDNIAFQTNLLALNAGVEAARAGDAGKGFAVVAQEVRELAQRSAKAAQEIKSLITSSAEQVNTGVSLVDETGNALRTIAAEVQEISHHVTAIVDAAREQSVGLGEINTAVNLMDQSAQQNAAMVEQSSAASHGLASEAAALNELLAKFRFGEIREPARQSAPVERSPSPVRALIQRVAGSVGRSGNAAVAPRENWEEF; encoded by the coding sequence ATGGCGAATGCAAGTATTTCCGGGGGCAATTTTACCGCAGGGCGTGGTCCTACAAATGCCGGCGGTTGGATCTCAATCACGATCCAGTCCACATTGCTTTTTATCTTGTCGGCATTCATTGCAGCACTGCTTTTCCTTGCCGGTATGAACATGGTCTCGACGTGGGAAAGCATGCGCAGTGCGCAGGCCATGCGCGCCAACAATGAAATCGGAAATCTCTTCTTGGCGAGCGCAGGAGCGTTTGCCAGTGAGCGAGGTGCGACAAACACGGCGTTCGCCAACTCGGCCAGCGCGGCGCCGGAAACGATTGCGAAGATCCAAGAGCACCGTCAGCGGGCTGATGGGGCACTCAACGCGGCGCTCGAACAACTGCGCAGTTCTGCCGACTTCAAGGACAAGGAAGCACTGATTTCGAAGGTTCAAAAGGACCATGGCGCATTGACGGCGCTTCGGCGCGAAGTCGACGGGCAGCTCGCCTTGCCGGCAGCGACGCGAAATCCGGCTGTTCTTAAGCAATGGGTGCCGACAGCGACGGCCTTGATCATGTCGTCCCAGCAGTTGCGCATCGCGGCACAGGTCGTTCCGTCCACGGCACTTGCCCGCACGCAGATCGTCCTCGACCTGCGGCAAGCCATGTGGGTCGTCAGCGAATTCGCCGGGAGGGAGCGTGCGGCAATCGGTAGCGCAATCGCGCGCGGCAGCCAATTGGACAACGCCACCCTTGCGACCCTTTCCGAGTATCGCGGACGGCTCGAACAATCCTGGGCGACCATCGAGAGCTACGCAGGCCGAGATTTCGCCGATCCGTCGGTCCTTCCTGCAATCGCTGCTGTGCGTTCCGAATTCTTTGGCACGTTCGAGGATGTTCGCAAAAGTGTCTACGCCGCCAGCGCAGAGGTGCGCGCCTATCCGATAACAGGTGACGAATGGATGACCGCAGCCACCCGGGCCATCGACGGTCTGCTGGCGCTGTCAACCGCGATCGGTGAAACCGCCGGTGCCTATACGCAACAAATCGAGGATAGCGGGCGCAATGGCTTCATGGCCAGTTCCGCAGTCCTGGTTGCGGCAGTGCTTCTCGGCGCCTTCGCGTTCTGGATTGTCATGACCCGGGTCACACGCCCGATCCAGTCGCTTACGGAAACAATGTCCCGGCTGGCTGAAGGTGATCTCGATGCCGCTATACCTTCGGTCGAGCGCACAGACGAGATCGGTGAAATGGCGCGTGCAGTGGAAGTGTTCCGCGAAGCAGGCCTAAACAATCGCCGCCTCGAAGCCGAAGCCAACGAGGGACGCGAATTGACCGAGCGCGAGCGGCGCGAACGTGACGCGCAAAAGGCCGTCGAGGCGCGGAAAATGCAGGAGGCCGTTGACGCACTTGGTACGGGCCTCGGCCAACTGGCCGAAGGCAATGTCGGCCATCGGATCGAGACAGTATTCGCAGAATCGTTGGACCGCCTGCGGACTGACTTCAATCAGTCAGCAAGCAAACTGGAGGAGGCGCTGCGGTCGGTCGGTCACAATGCTGCAGCCATCCATTCAGGATCGGAGCAAATCCGGGCGGCGGCTGATGATCTTTCCAAGCGAACGGAAATGCAGGCCGCCTCGGTTGAAGAGACGGCCGCTGCAATAGAGCAGATCACGACAGCCGTGAGGGATACCAGCCAGAGAGCGAGCGAGGCCGGCGGCCTGGTCGCACGGGCACGTGATCAGGCCGAACGTTCCAGCGTCATTGTCGAAAAGACGGTCGCTGCGATGGGCGCGATTGAAGCCTCCTCTCGGGAGATCAACAATATCATCGTGGTGATCGACAACATCGCCTTCCAGACGAACCTGCTTGCGCTGAACGCTGGCGTGGAAGCGGCCCGTGCCGGTGACGCCGGGAAGGGCTTTGCCGTCGTGGCGCAGGAGGTCCGCGAACTCGCCCAGCGTTCGGCGAAGGCCGCTCAGGAGATAAAGTCGCTCATCACGAGCTCGGCAGAGCAGGTCAATACCGGTGTCTCGCTCGTCGATGAGACCGGCAATGCGCTAAGGACGATTGCAGCGGAAGTCCAGGAGATAAGCCATCACGTCACGGCGATTGTCGATGCAGCCCGGGAGCAATCGGTTGGCCTCGGAGAAATCAACACGGCTGTGAACCTCATGGACCAAAGCGCGCAGCAGAATGCGGCAATGGTGGAGCAGTCCTCGGCGGCCAGCCACGGCCTCGCGTCTGAAGCGGCGGCACTCAACGAACTGCTCGCCAAGTTCCGGTTCGGTGAGATTCGCGAGCCGGCGCGGCAGTCTGCTCCTGTTGAGCGCTCCCCCTCCCCAGTGCGCGCATTGATCCAGCGGGTTGCAGGTTCCGTAGGCCGCAGCGGAAATGCTGCGGTCGCCCCGCGCGAAAACTGGGAGGAGTTCTGA
- a CDS encoding calcium-binding protein, translating into MAIHITKEDSATPITASAAFDTWLIQEGVTLATSPVYGAIDASAKANSRKFIVEGNVFADGVGVYLGEGTDTKIVVGDTGSVMSSSTAMMAWAPGVEATLRLENDGEIYGSQEGIYVLLTQFDLTNNGTIGGGFSAVVARSNFTYIVNNGVMNGLVAAYGNAAGKAAINNTGTINGRLEVLTHAAQVNTILNTGTIAAHDKLGGSQDAVGGGLATELVVNTGTIRGNIRLGGGGDNFSNAGYVIGAVLLEDGDDGLTLNVGGVIDGDVRMGGGSDRLALNGGSVAGRVYGGLGDDYYFVGNADVVLTEFIDQGVDTVETRATWYLDDNFENLVLAGNAGVDGHGNTLANTLTGNIASNRLFGYEGDDVLDGGKGADRLEGGLGNDTYIVDNAQDVVFEGAGAGIDHAKSSVSYMLAANVENLTLTGNGTINGAGNTLSNVLTGNVGANILNGGVGADRLVGGAGNDTYIVDNAKDVVVEDANAGTDTVKSTVSLVLAANVENLVLGGSAALNGTGNALANTLTGNSGRNVLNGGTGKDTLIGGAGNDTYITDGGDTIKEDAKGGIDLVKSSATVTLGAYLENLMLTGTSNIGGTGNSLNNVLLGNAGKNVLNGGAGADTLTGGRGSDTFVFNSGLGSKNVDKISDFDTKADLIHLDDAIFLGLKAGALAAGAFRIGTAAADASDRIIYNDATGALSFDRDGSGSAYKAVQFAVLSPNLKAAGIAYSDFFII; encoded by the coding sequence ATGGCGATCCACATTACAAAGGAAGATTCGGCTACACCCATTACAGCCTCGGCCGCCTTCGATACCTGGCTGATACAGGAGGGTGTCACGCTTGCAACGTCACCCGTGTACGGCGCAATCGACGCAAGCGCTAAAGCGAACAGCCGCAAGTTCATCGTGGAAGGGAACGTCTTCGCGGACGGGGTCGGCGTTTATCTGGGCGAGGGGACTGATACCAAGATTGTGGTCGGGGACACAGGTTCGGTCATGAGCTCGTCGACGGCGATGATGGCCTGGGCACCAGGGGTGGAGGCCACACTGAGACTTGAGAACGATGGAGAGATCTACGGGTCGCAGGAAGGCATCTATGTCCTCCTGACGCAATTCGACCTGACCAACAACGGGACGATTGGGGGAGGCTTTAGCGCTGTAGTTGCCAGATCGAACTTCACTTATATCGTCAACAATGGGGTTATGAATGGTCTCGTAGCGGCCTATGGGAACGCCGCCGGCAAGGCTGCGATCAACAACACCGGCACCATCAATGGTCGGCTCGAGGTGCTTACGCACGCGGCCCAGGTCAACACGATCTTGAATACCGGCACCATTGCCGCGCACGACAAGCTGGGGGGCAGCCAGGACGCGGTAGGCGGCGGTCTTGCCACCGAACTGGTGGTCAACACCGGTACGATCCGCGGCAATATCCGGCTCGGCGGGGGAGGGGACAACTTCTCCAACGCGGGTTACGTCATCGGTGCGGTATTGCTCGAGGACGGTGACGACGGGTTGACCCTCAATGTGGGTGGCGTCATCGATGGCGACGTTCGCATGGGGGGCGGCAGCGACCGCCTTGCTTTGAATGGTGGATCCGTGGCCGGTAGGGTCTACGGCGGTCTGGGCGACGACTATTACTTTGTCGGCAACGCTGACGTTGTACTGACCGAGTTCATCGATCAAGGTGTCGATACCGTCGAAACCCGCGCCACCTGGTATCTGGACGACAACTTCGAGAATCTGGTTCTTGCTGGCAACGCGGGCGTCGACGGGCACGGCAACACGCTTGCCAACACGCTGACCGGAAACATCGCCTCCAACCGGCTGTTCGGCTACGAGGGCGACGACGTGCTCGATGGCGGCAAGGGAGCCGACCGGCTCGAAGGCGGTCTCGGCAATGATACCTACATCGTCGACAACGCGCAGGATGTCGTCTTTGAGGGCGCGGGAGCAGGCATTGATCACGCTAAGTCGTCAGTGAGCTATATGCTGGCTGCAAACGTTGAAAATCTGACACTGACCGGTAACGGCACGATCAACGGGGCCGGGAACACCCTCTCCAACGTGCTCACGGGAAATGTCGGCGCAAACATACTCAACGGTGGTGTGGGTGCCGACAGGCTGGTGGGTGGTGCCGGCAACGACACCTACATCGTCGACAACGCCAAGGACGTCGTCGTGGAAGACGCCAACGCGGGGACGGACACGGTGAAATCCACCGTCAGCCTTGTACTGGCGGCAAATGTCGAAAACCTCGTTCTGGGCGGATCCGCAGCGCTGAACGGTACGGGTAATGCGCTCGCCAACACGCTGACCGGCAATTCCGGCAGGAATGTCCTGAATGGCGGGACAGGCAAGGATACGTTGATCGGCGGGGCCGGCAACGACACTTACATCACCGACGGTGGTGACACGATCAAGGAGGACGCCAAGGGCGGCATTGACCTCGTCAAAAGCTCCGCGACCGTCACCCTCGGTGCATACCTCGAAAACCTGATGCTGACCGGTACCAGTAATATCGGTGGCACCGGCAATTCGCTCAACAACGTGCTGCTCGGCAATGCTGGAAAGAATGTTCTGAACGGAGGGGCGGGCGCAGACACCTTGACCGGCGGGCGCGGCAGCGACACGTTCGTTTTCAACTCCGGCCTGGGTAGCAAGAATGTCGACAAGATCAGCGACTTCGACACGAAGGCCGACCTCATCCATCTGGACGACGCGATCTTCCTTGGCTTGAAGGCGGGTGCGTTGGCGGCAGGCGCCTTCCGGATCGGAACCGCCGCGGCGGACGCCAGCGATCGCATCATCTACAACGATGCGACGGGGGCGCTGTCCTTCGACCGCGACGGCTCCGGCTCGGCATACAAGGCCGTGCAGTTCGCGGTGTTGTCACCGAACCTGAAGGCCGCCGGTATCGCCTACAGCGACTTCTTCATCATCTGA
- a CDS encoding 2'-deoxycytidine 5'-triphosphate deaminase produces MVRATGILADRAIKGLFDSGRLVSEAALDDDQIQPASLDLRLGSKAFRVRASFLPGPSHLVADKLDRLKLHVIDLSEGAVLETGCVYIVPLMESLDLPNDLSASTNPKSSTGRLDIFTRVITDRAQEFDKIPAGYKGPLYLEISPRTFPIVVRRGSRLSQIRFRSGNALLTDAELLALHASDTLVASDTPNVSGGGIALSIDLVGTGPEGLVGYRGKHHTAVVDVDKKNQHDVFDFWEPLFSRGRNELILDPDEFYILVSREAVHVPPLYAAEMTPFDPLVGEFRVHYAGFFDPGFGHAAAGGSGSRAVLEVRSHEVPFILEHGQIVGRLVYERMLELPESLYGAGLGSNYQAQGLKLSKHFRTS; encoded by the coding sequence ATGGTACGTGCAACGGGAATTCTGGCGGATCGCGCCATTAAGGGGCTGTTCGACAGCGGTAGGCTCGTAAGCGAGGCGGCGCTGGATGACGATCAGATCCAGCCTGCAAGCCTTGACCTGCGGCTTGGCTCGAAGGCTTTTCGCGTTCGTGCGAGCTTCTTGCCCGGCCCCTCGCACCTTGTCGCCGACAAGCTTGACCGGCTCAAGCTGCATGTGATCGACCTGTCGGAAGGCGCGGTCCTGGAGACAGGCTGCGTCTACATCGTGCCCTTGATGGAAAGCCTCGACCTACCGAACGATCTGTCGGCCTCGACCAATCCGAAGAGCTCGACCGGCCGCCTCGACATTTTCACGCGCGTTATCACCGATCGGGCGCAGGAATTCGACAAGATCCCGGCCGGATACAAGGGGCCGCTTTACCTCGAGATATCGCCGCGCACCTTCCCGATCGTCGTGCGGCGCGGCTCGCGCCTGTCGCAGATCCGCTTTCGCAGCGGTAATGCATTGCTGACGGATGCCGAGCTTCTGGCCCTGCACGCATCCGACACGCTTGTTGCAAGCGACACGCCGAACGTCTCGGGCGGCGGTATCGCGCTGTCGATCGACCTGGTGGGAACCGGTCCGGAAGGGCTGGTAGGCTATCGCGGCAAGCATCACACGGCGGTCGTCGACGTCGACAAGAAGAACCAGCACGACGTGTTCGATTTCTGGGAGCCGCTTTTCAGCCGTGGCCGCAACGAACTGATCCTCGATCCGGACGAGTTCTATATCCTCGTCTCGCGCGAGGCGGTGCATGTGCCGCCGCTCTACGCGGCCGAGATGACCCCGTTCGATCCGCTCGTCGGTGAGTTTCGCGTCCACTATGCCGGCTTCTTCGATCCCGGCTTCGGCCACGCGGCCGCAGGCGGTTCGGGCAGCCGCGCGGTGCTCGAAGTTCGCAGCCACGAGGTGCCCTTCATCCTCGAACACGGCCAGATCGTCGGTCGCCTCGTCTACGAGCGTATGCTCGAACTCCCCGAAAGCCTCTACGGCGCCGGACTGGGCTCCAACTACCAGGCCCAGGGCCTGAAACTGTCGAAGCATTTTCGCACCAGCTAA